DNA sequence from the Paenibacillus azoreducens genome:
GCATGCAGGATCCGGCGGAGCAGGATGGGCATTCAGAAACTATGAAAAGTGAAGGGGAAATATTGCACAAGGACGGCAAAGCGGAAGAGAAGGAAGACAAACCGCGCCGGCTTGAGGTGGGAGACGCGGTATTTGTCACCTCGCTTCAGCGCGTAGGAATTATTTATCAGGAGGTGGACGCCAAGGGGATGATCGGCGTGATGGTTCAGAAGCAGAAGCTGAAGATCAACCATAAACGAGTTAAGCTGTATATCGAAAAAGGCAATCTTTATCCGGAAGATTATGATTTCGATATTGTTTTTGACAGCAAGGAGAACCGTAAAAAGCATAAGCTGATGCAGCGCAAGCATGTGGAGGGATTGAACATCATCCGCAAACCGGAGGATCAATAGAAAAAGAAGTAAATGGAAAAACCCCGCTTTCTGAGGCTAACAGAAGGCGGGGTTTTGGTATGAATTTACAATAAATTACAGTGATTTGCTGATAATCGCAGCGAACTGCTCCAAAAATTGCCGCTCCTCATGATCGAAGCGTCCTTTCAGCGGACTGTCGATGTCGAGCACGCCAAACAGCTCCCCATTTTTGATGAGCGGAACCACGATTTCGCTGTTGGATGCCGCATCACAGGCAATATGTCCCGGAAATTCATGCACATCATCCACAACGATCGTTCTGCGCTCGCCGGCTGCCGTTCCGCATACGCCGCGGTTTAGCGGAATGCGGATGCAGGCGGGAAGCCCTTGAAAAGGGCCAAGCACAAGCTCTTGTCCGTCGTAAAGATAGAAGCCAACCCAATTGATATCCGGCAAAAAGCTGTTGAGCAGCGCCGAAGCATTGGCCAAATTGGCGATGGAGCTGGGTTCATCATGGATGAGCGCTTTCAGTTGTTCCAGAACGGCTACGAACTGCTCGCTCCGGTTTCCTTCATAAGGAAGTGCTTGAAACATCATACTCCACCCTTTCATTTTTACCGATGGTTAATAATTTTAGATAGTATACAGGAATGACTTCCGAGTCAAGAAAAAGATGTGTTTTTTTTTATATGTAGATATAAATACATCATGTAACAGGGGATGGAAAAATCCCATCCTTGTTAATAAAACAACAACCCCTGGGATAAATACCCAGGGGTTGTTTCTCAAGCATTGGGGGCTTCCGTCAGCGGCAGGCCGACACAATCATTTTCTTCCGGCCATTTACGCTCCAAGGCGGGTTCCGGGGCTTCCGACGGGCCGACGCAGCCGGAAAGAACCTCCCTGACAAACTCCTGTACCGATTTTTTATACAAAAGGGGGTCAGCGTCGAGCGCAAAACCGTGCGTGGCGCCCTCGACCAGCAGCAGCCGCTTGGGACCGGTTGCGGCCGCAAACAATTCCTCGCTCATTTCGGGCGGAATGTAATGGTCTTTGGTTCCGTGTATAAACATGAGCGGAATGCTGCTTTTTTGTACGGACCGGAGCGGGCTGACCTGACTTAGAGTAAAGCCGATCCTTCGGCGCAGTCTTTTATCGACCAACGGAAGAAACAGGGCCGCCGGGATATGATTTAGCTTCTGTATCTGGTGATGCATCAGGCGGGTCAGGTCCGAATAAGGACAGTCGGCGATGACGAACTTGACTTCCGGGCCCGATAGCGGCAAATATTCCAGTACCGTGCTTCCGCCAAGGGAAACGCCGTGCAGGCCAATCATAAGATTGCCGCCATAATTGTCTTTAAGGTATTGGATCCACGCTGCGACGTCATGCTTTTCGTGATAGCCGTATGTCGTATATTTGCCCTCGCTTTTTCCGTGACGGCGCTGGTCAATGAGCAGCAGGTTAAACCCTTCCTCGCGGAATATTTCCATAAATGGGATGGACGCAGGCAGGGAAGTCGTATATCCATGCACGAGAATCACCCATTTTGGCGAATCATGCCGGGCTTTGACTACGACTCCGCTTAACCGGAGACCGTCATGGCTTTGAATCTGGACATCCTCTTTGGGCAATGGATCAAAAAAATCCCGCAGCCGGGCGCCGGCGCGCTCCAACGCTTCGAAGGTTTGCTGATGGCTCAGCGCTTTCATCTGGGTCATTTGTACGAATGCGTATTGGGTAATGCATGCGGCCGCAAGCGCGGCAAAAGCTGCAATGAGAGCGGCAATCCACCATTCCATATCATTTATCCCCCTTGCCGGAAACGAAATCAGTAGGGCATAGTATATGCCGAAATATCCGAATTTAACCGCCGCATCGAAGCAATGAACACAAATATGAACCCGTTTTGTAATGGATTAATGCGGGCACAAGCAAAGAGGGGCAAATTCTCTACAGAAGATCCATTTTAGAAAATTGAATCCGGGGGAAACTTCATCTCACGAAGCTGAAAGCTTTTTGAAAAAATTGCACCGGAAGCATGTATTCTGTTCGTCTAGGTCTCTCTAACGAAACTACAGAGTGCTATTGCCGCAAAAAACAAGAGCAAATGAAATCTAACGAAACTATAGATCGTTATTAGGGATAAAATCAGGCTTGCAGGCACTTATTTAGCTTAATAGCGATACCCTGTTTCGTTAAGATTTCAAAAAGACCTTTTTGTAGCGAATAGCGCTCTCACGTTTCGTTAGAGATGAACATGATCCAAAAAGCGGCTTGCAATATATGGATCGAATCGATTTAGTTCGACTATATATTGTTCTCGGGAGCGCCTGGGATCTTTCGCACCGCGCGCAGCTCACAGCGCGCGGTGCTTCGCTGCATGACGGCAGTCGGTTGAACTACATGAATTTCGCGAAATCCTAATTTTGTATAAATTCCGAAGAATTCGTCAAAATGCGTTCGAATGCGGGCGATCTCTCTTGCTGGATATAGCCTTTCAAAGAGTAAGATGCTAGAATAAAGTAGATGAGATGTGCTTTGTTGCAAGCGATTAGGAGAAAAACCAAAAAGACCATGCCAAGGCGCCTCAAACTTTAACGTAAAGAGAGGAGAGGGTTGGCAATCCATGAAAGCAAAGAAAAAGCCGGTGAATAAAGTTGCACAGCGGCAGGCTGAACGCCAGCAGCAGGAGAAGCGCATGAAGAGGGGAATCTGGATTACGGGTGCGTGCATCGTAGTGTTGGTGGCGCTGCTGCTGTTCTTGAAGCCGGGCTCTACAACCAAGGAAAACTTTGATTACAGCTCAATGCCTGTGCTGGGCAACCCGGAAGCACCGATCAAAATCGTGGAGATGGGCGACTATAAATGTCCAAGCTGCCAGTATTTCACGCAGGGAGTTTTACCGAATCTGAAGAAGGATTTCATTGATACCGGCAAGGTCGCGCTGTATTCCATGAATTATCTGATCATCAGCCCGGAAGCGGATTCCAATACCGCCGCACTGGCTGCGATGTCCGTATTCCATCAGAATAAGGACGAGTTCTGGAAATACAACGAAGCGATATTCAAAAACCAGGGCGATGAAACCAAGGAATGGGCAACGCCTGATTTTCTGGTAAACTTGGCCCGCACCGAGAATATCAAAGTCGATTATGACAAGCTGCGCAAGGATATCGATGAAAAAACCTATCAAAAGGAAATTGACAGCCAAAACAAAACCGCGGTGGATTTGCATGTCATGAGTACGCCGACCTTGTTCATCAACGGGGAAAAAGCAGAGGATCAGGCACCGATGGACTATAACGTATTAAAGCCGATCATCGAGAAGAAGCTGGCTAAATAAAAGTAACAATGTCATTTGCCGGATCAATCCTGAAATAAGAGGAGTTTTCGCGATGGAAAGCAATCGTTTCTTGGCGTCGATCCGCCCGTATGCCCTGTACCTGGCATGGATTGTGTCCATCGTGGCTACGGGCGCAAGCTTGTACTTAAGCGAAGTCTTGCATTATCTGCCATGTAATCTTTGCTGGTTTCAGCGGATTTTTATGTATCCGCAGGTGATTCTGCTCGGAATCGCAAGCTATAAAAACGACCGCAAAATCATCCCTTATGCCGTCACGCTTAGCGTCATCGGAGGCTGCATCTCGATCTATCATTATGCGGAGCAGAAAATTCCGGCGCTGGCCAAAGCGCTTCCTTGCACCGCCGGAATTCCTTGCAATTTTGATTACCTGAACTGGTTCGGGTTTATCACGATTCCGTTGATGGCGTTGATCGCTTCTATCCTGATTATCGTCCTGCTGCTCGCCGGTCGCGAAACCAAGGAAGAAGTTCATGAGGCATAATTGGCAAATAGACACGGCGCTTGTTCCGTCTGGCCTTACGGCCGGGCTTATATGGGACAAGCGCTTTTGAACGTTTATAATCGATTTGTACAGCTTGATTTGTTCGCGACTTGAGGTGTACAGTGTATTGTGATTTTGTGCGTAAGGAGGGACAGCATGCCGTACAGTTGCGAAGGGGAGATCCCCGCGCTTGAGGGGGAGCGAGTGAAACTGCGCCGGCTCACTTCACGCGATGCGGACGAGATGTTCCGCTGTTGGTCGGATCCGGAGGTAAGACGTTATGCCGATCTTCCCGGGATGCCGGATGCGGCTTCCGCTGCCGAAATGATACGAATACTGAACAGCCTGTCACTGACCGACGACGGTTTGCGATGGGGAATTGAGGATGCGGCGGGCAAGCTGATCGGAAGCTGCGGCATAAATTGGTGGCAGCTTGAAGGGGCATACCGCGGGGAGATTGGATGCGAGCTGTCCAGCCCCCATTGGGGCTGCGGATATATGAGCGAAGCCGTGAGTTTGGTGGTCGAGTATGCTTTTGAGGAGATGGGTCTGAACCGGATTGAAGCGTTGACCGACCCGCGGAACGAACGCGCCGGGCGGCTGTTTCAAGCCCTCGGATTTATGCTGGAAGGGCGGCTGAGACAGTATCGCCATACGGACAAAGGTTTTGTGGATGCGGATATGTATGCGCTGCTGCGCCATGAATGGGAGAAATCCCGAAAGCTGCAGGCTGAGGGTAACGGACGGGAGGAATAAGATGATTGCATACCAAAAACAACAGTCGCATTTGCACCGGATTGATCCGCTCAGCAAGCTGGTGCTGCTGTTTTGCATTGCGCTGCTGGTCATGAGGCTGCATTCTTCATTGGGGCAGGTATTGCTATTGTGTACCGTTGCGTGTATGGCCAGGTGGGCTGCCGGAATGCCCTGGAAGAAGCAGGCGAAGGCGCTTGCCGTCGTGGCCGGATTTGCGGTACCGTATTTTCTTGTGACGCTGCTGACCGTCCCCGGTGGACAGGTGCTCGCGCAGTGGGGGCCGCTGCGGTTTACGCTTGAGGCTTTGGATACGGCGGGTTCGGTGACGCTGCGGATGTTTACGGTGTTTCTATCCTCATATGTATTTATGTTTACGACAGACCCGCGCGACATGGTTGTATCACTGACGCTAAGGCTGCGCATTCCTTACCGTTTCGCTTTTGGTTTGTCGATGGCGCTGACCTTTTTGCCTTTGCTTCAGGAAGAAGGGAGAAGCATTTCGGCGGCCCATCAGGTTAGAGGCCAAGGAAAGCCGGACGGAATACGGGGGAAACTGGAGTGGGGCCGGACATTTGCGGCTGCGGTGATGCATAACAGCCTTAGACGGATCCAGCAGACTGCCGGGGCTATGGAGGCCAAAGGTTTTGGCGCTTATCCGGACCGGACGTTCCTGCGGACGGCAATGCCTGTGGGGAAAGGGAGGATCATCGCCATCATGGCGGTCGCGTTAACGGCAGGGTTGTGGTGGTATACTCAGAATGTTAACCTTTGATTTATTTCTGGTTGACGGTTAATGGGGAAACATGCAAAATAACAGGGAGAGCTTCAACGGAAGATTGAGAGACGGAAGACAGATGTTGTCTTTCGCCTTCCGTTGGTTCATCCCTTTTTTAATTATATAATTTATGAGTTTTTTGGTGTCCCCGCGAGAGTATTTGGAATAAGCATCGAAGCTTAGGCTTCCCTTTGTGGGGTTATTTTGAAATCGGGTCCCCGCAAAATAAACCGAATAAGCTTCAAAAGCAACGTCCCTTTATGGGGATATTTCACTGTTTAGGAGTTGACATGAGATGGAAACCTTATCACAATCAAAGAGACGTAATCTTTCGTTCACCACGCTGGATATTGTGCTTATGGCAATGCTGGCTACAGCCAATGCTGTAATGACTTTTTATTTGACTTATATCAATAAAATGCTGAACAGTCTGGGCGGCCCTGTAGCGACATCAACCATCGTCGGGGTGTATATGGTTTACGGCCTGCTTGCCTATTATATTATCCGCAAGCCCGGCACGGCAGCCATTACCTATGGAATCGGCGGAGCCATCCAGTGTTTTGTGGGGACGACTTACGGGATCGCCTCCGCAATTGTGGCGGCGCTGTGCTACATAGTGGTGGCGGAAGCCGTGTTTGCGCTTACGCGTTATAAACGATGGGGCATGGGCATGATGATGTTTGCCGGAGGAGCGATGGTTCCTTTGTGGTTTGTGTGCGCAGCCAATATGTTTGGCTATACGGCGTGGAGCTGGCAGGTGCTTGCGGTCACGCTGGTCATGCGTCTCTTGAGCGGTATCGTTTTATGCGGTGTGTTGACCAAGATGCTCGGAGACATGCTTCAGCGGAGCGGACTTCTGCGGCGTTTTGCCATCGGAAGGAAGGAAGCGGAGCATGCCCCGACTATCCATTAAATGTACGAATCTAACTTATTATTATGATGACGAGCGGGGACCCGCGCTGCAAGGGCTGGACCTGTCCATTCCGGAAGGGGAATGGACGGCGGTCATCGGCCCGGGCGGCAGCGGCAAGTCCACGCTGTGCCAGCTGCTGAGCGGATATTTGCCGCGCAGCGGCGGAGGCAAGAGGGAAGGCGGATTGGAACTGGGCGGAATCGATCCGGCGACGGCGGAAATCGCCGAGATTGCAGAGCGGTGCGGGTTGGTCTTCCAAGACCCCGATGCGCAGCTTGTGCAAGGGACCCCGCAGGACGAGGCGGCCTTCGGCCCGGAGAACCTGCGGGTGCCGCCGCCGGAAATCGAGCGGCGGGTAGAGGAGGCGTTGGCGGCGGTGAATCTGGAGCAGCGCCGCCACTCGCCCGTGCGCGAGCTGTCCGGCGGGCAGCGCCAGCGCACGGCCATAGCCGCGGTGTTGGCGCTGCGCCCCCGCATCGTCGTATTCGACGATGCGTCGGCAAGCCTGGACCCCGCGGCGCAGGGGCAGTTCGTGCAGCTGTGCCGCAAGCTGCACGCCGAAGGCCGGACGCTGATCACCGCGTCCGGCCGGTTTGACGATGCCGCGCGCTCTGCGGAGCGCGTCATCGTCCTGGCCGGCGGCCGCGTCCTGCTGGACGGGCCGCCGCAGGAGCTGCTGCGCAAGGGCCGGGGCCTGCTTGCGCAGCTCGGGCTGCTGCCCCCATGGGAGGGGGCAGCCAAGGCCGGTCCCGGCCTCGCGGCGGGACCGGCGGTGCCGGCGGCGTCAGCGCACATGACGCCGCCCGGGGCTGCCGCCGATTCCGGCAGCCTGCTTGCGGTTGACCGGCTGAGCTTCGCCTATGCCGGCGCCCCCTTAGCGCTTCATGAGACTAGCTTCGCCATGAAGCCGGGGGAATGGGGCATTATAACCGGGGAGAACGGCTCCGGGAAAACGACGCTGACCCGTCTTTTGATGGGACTGCTGCCGGTGCCCATCGGCGCGGTTTTCTGGCAGGGCCAGGATATGGCCGGATGGAGGGTTAGGCAGCGCGCCGCTAAGATCGGGTATGTTTTTCAGCAGCCGGAGCATCAGTTTGTTGCCCATACGGTGTGGGATGAGCTGATATACGGACTCGGCCGGAAAAAGGGGCGGGGCAGGGAACTGGATTCCAGCGAGCGCGAAAGGGCCGAAAGCCTGCTCCTAATGGCGGGCCTCGAAGGCCGGCGCGGTGCATCCCCTTATTTGCTCAGCCAGGGAGAGAAGAAGCTGCTCAGCATCATCGCCCAGTTTGTACATCCGAAGTCATTATACATTCTGGATGAACCGACGTCTGGCATCGATTATGGGGCGGCGGACAAAATTCTTCGGCTTTGCAGGGAACAGGCGGCTTGCGGCGCTGCCGTGCTCATGATCACGCATGATCCCGCACTCGTAGAAGGAGAAGCTTCATTTATGCTGAAGCTGTACAGGCATAAACCTGCCGAATACCGGAGACTTGCTTCCGTGTAATTTTATAAGTTGAACTAAAGAAAAGCCAGGGAATAGGCAAAGAGGGTTGAAAATTTATTGACGCGATGTTGACGGCACAAAGGACGCATTGCGGTGTCGCACAACACTCTAAAGAACGCATTGCAGTGCCGCACAACACTCGAAAGAACGTATTGCAGTGTCACACAACACTATATAGGACGCATTGCAGTGTCACACAACACTATATAGGACGCATTGCAGTGTCACACAACACTATATAGGACGCATTGCAGTGTTGCACAACACTCTAACGGACACAGCAGCCGCTATTGTTGGCAATTTCGACCATTATGGTTTCTAACGGACACAGATGCTGCTATTTAGTGGAAAAGCCTGCTTTCGATGTGTTTTTGGGCATTTAAGCGCTGTGGTGTCCGTTAAAATTTAAAAACGGCTGTTTTTAGCCATTTAGCGGTCGTGGTGTCCGTTAGAATCATAAGCGTATGCTTTGTGAGCGGATTTCGACCATGAATGGATACTTCATAGAAATCTGGGAACAACAGCGATCGAAAGAACATTTCACCTGGCTGCCTCCATCTGTACCATCATTGGTGCAACTCATTTAGAATCATAAGCGTATGCTTTGTGAGCGGACTTCGACCATGGATGGATACTTCATAGAAATCTGGGAACAACAGCGATCGAAAGAACATTTCACCTGGCTGCCTCCATCTGTACCATCATTGGTGCAATTCATTTAGAATCATAAGCGTATGCTTTGTGAGCGGATTTCGACCATGAATGGATACTTCATAGAAATCTGGGAACAACAGCGATCGAAAGAACATTTCACTGGCTGCCTCCATCTGTACCATCATTGGTTCAACTCATTTAGAATCGTAGGAGTATGCTTTGTGAGCGGATTTCGACCATGAATGGATACTTCATAGAAATCTGGGAACAACAGCGATCGAAAGAACATTTCACTGGCTGCCTCCATCTGTACCATCATTGGTTCAACTCATTTAGAATCGTAGGAGTATGCTTTGTGAGCGGATTTCGACCATGAATGGATACTTCATAGAAATCTGGGAACAACAGCGATCAAAAAGAACATTTCACCCGATTTCCTTCATCCCTGCATAATCAATGGTTCAACTTATATAGAGCCCGGGCTTGAAAGGCCGCTGCATGATGGCAGCAAGGCCGCTTTCTACCTCCTGGGGGTATATGTTTCGTTATATGACCTTCCTATTTCGTCATCTGGAAAGGAATCCGAATAGCTGTGAATTCTGGTGTTCAACAATCACAACGTAAATTTATTCTGATCGGAATTTTGGTGTCGACTTTTCTGTCGGCGATTGAAGGAACGGTGACCGGGCCTGCCGGTCCGGCCATCATCAGCAGTTTTGGCGGCATGAAGCTGCTAAGCTGGATTTTTACGGCCTTTTTGCTGACCATGGCCGTCTCGACTCCGATTTTTGGCAAAGTGAGCGACTTGTATGGCCGCAAGCCTGTATTTCAAATCGGTTCGGCCCTGTTTCTAATCGGTTCGCTGCTCTGCAGCTTTTCGCAAAGCATGGAACAGCTTATTATATTCCGCGCCATTCAGGGGATAGGCGCCGGAGCCATCGTTCCGGTGACCTTCACCATTATCGGCGATGTATACCGGATCGAGGAACGCGCCAAAATTCAAGGCATGATCAGTTCGGTGTGGGGGATTTCCTCGCTGATCGGACCGCTCGTGGGCGGTTATTTTGTGGATTATTTGAACTGGCGCTGGATTTTTGGTTTTAACGTTCCGTTTGGCCTCGTATCCATGTGGCTGATCGCCCGTTATTTGCACGAAAACCGGGATCAGCGGGAGAAGACGCAAGTCGATGTGGCCGGTGCAGGGACTTTTACTCTGGGGATGACGGCTCTGCTGTTTGCCCTGGCCACCGGCGGCCAATATTTCAGCTGGAGTTCGCCGCTTTTGCTTGGCTGCTTCATTCTGGCGGCTGTTTGTCTCAGCGCCTTTATCTTTATCGAAAACCGTGCAGCCGAGCCGATGCTGCCTTTAAAGCTGTTCCGGATCCGCGATATTTCGGTATCCACGGTAGCCAGCTTTTTGACCAGCGCGCTGCTGATCGGTTTAACTACCTATACGCCGCTTTGGATTCAAGGGGTCATGGGTAAAAACGCCACGATGTCCGGCTTGACGATGGCGCCGATGTCGATCGGCTGGCTGTTTGGCTCCGTCCTTGGCAGCCGGCTTATCCTGACGGCCGGCTCGCGCAAGACAAGCGCCGTCGGTCTCGTTGGCATCGTGCTTGGCGCCCTTGGACTCGCATTTATTACGGGTTCGACGCCGCATTATGTTTTGCTGATTTACACGTTTATCTATGGATTGGGTTTTGGCTATTCGACCACAGTCTTTACGATCATCGCCCAGTCCTCCGTCGGTTATTCGCTCAGGGGTGCTTCCACTGCGCTAAATACCTTCGTGCGTTCCTTGGGGCAGACGGTTGGCGTTGCTGTATTGGGATCTTGGATCAATCTCAGCATCGCAAGCCGGATTGCCCGTCAGCCGGGGCTTGAACACGTCAAACAGGACGAAATTAACCAGCTCCTGTCTCCGGAAGGAAGCAAAAACATGCCGGGAGAGCTGTGGAACCAGCTGAAGCATATTCTGGAGGGGAGCCTTCATTCGCTGTACGTGATTATGGCGGTAATTGCGGTGGTCAGCTTGATTTCCGTGTTGGCGCTGCGGAATACAGTGCCTTCACCGGATGAAGATGCCGAATCGGAAAAAGCTTGAGAAGCCGACTTCCGGCATCATAAATACAACAAAAGGGCACCCGGGATCATGAATCCCAAAGGGGTGCCCTTTTGATTTCGAATATTATCCTAGCCATGACGATCATGTTATTTGCGCAGTGAAGGTGTCAGCCGTTCTGCCTGCATGCCCAGTTTTTTCAGCAAGCCGATCAGCTCAAACTTTTCATCATCGTTTAATCCGCTGAAAGCATGATGAATCCGTTCTGTATATTTTGGATATAAATCGCTCATCAATGCTTCGCCTTCCGGCGTCAGTTCCGCATAAATCACGCGCCGGTCGTTCGGACAAGGTCTGCGGTGGATGAATCCGCGTTCCTCCAGTTTGTCAATCACATAAGTGACGTTGCCGCTTTGCAAAAGAAGCTTGGAGCCGATTTGTTGTATAGGCTGCGAGCCTTTGTAGTATAGCACTTCCATAACGGCAAAAGCTGTCGGATTAAAACCTTCGATTTTGCTGCTGATGACGGCGTGTTCGTTTATGCTTTTAAAGCTTTTTGCGAACACCCGATACAGGTGCAGAGATAACTGGGCATCACGTTCGTGTGCTTGAATCATGATTATTCCCGCCTTTATATGGTCATTTAGGCACCATCAAAAAAACAATACCACTCGATTTGCCGAAAGTAGTGCAAAAACGGGCATTTTCCGTGCAAATCTGATTCGCTATTTTTTTGTTCGCGCCTTACTGCCGCATTCCTGGAAGAATACCGGACTTATGCAGTATGGATTGTAGGATATGGATGAGACCTGCAAGCGCTTAGATCGACCGCCGCCCGCCGTATTTGTATCATCCACATTTTGTATTCTTATCATAGCGCTTGGCCCAAATGAAAAACATGTGATTTGTCACATTTGAAACATTCAAATTTGTAGTAATTTTTTCATGCTGCTTTTTGCCTATATGGGCCGTCCCGCGTGGGGAGAACGGGATCTTTGCGGCTAAATTGAAAGCGGTACCGTCGATAGATGGCGGGCTGGTCAAAACAGAGCGTATACAAGTGATCCGGACATTGCACTTTACCGCGAAATAAAGAGTATTGTAAAGTTTATAATGCAGGTTCTTCCTTCCGGTTGTATTCCCCGGTTGTGCCAGGGGGTTGAGGATGGAACAGTTCATACTTTAACAAGGGGTTGTTGATATGGAAACAGGAAGCGCCGAAACCGCGCTGTTGAGCGTATATATTGAAGAAGCCGGATACGAGGAAAAACATCCGCGCATCCGCGAGATAGCTTTTCAAGTCGAGCCCGGTGAGCTGCTCGGATTAATTGGCCCGAACGGGGCCGGCAAAAGCACAACCATCAAAACGCTGCTTGGTCTTTTGAAGCATGCCAAAACTCAGGTTCATTTCGGCGGGAAATCGGGACGGTACGCATACATACCGGAGCAGCCGGTTTATCATGACGATTTGACGCTGTGGGAGCATATGGATTTGGCGGCAGCCGTGTACGGTTTGGAATATGGAACCTTTACTGCGGAGGCGAATAGACTTCTTCGGCAGTTTGGGATGGAAGAGGTCAAGAATGATCTTCCCGGCGGGTTTTCCAAAGGGATGAAACAGAAAATGATGCTGATGCTGGGGTTCTTGAGCGGACCGGATGTTTATATCGTGGACGAGCCTTTTATCGGCCTAGACCCGCGTGCAACCAAAGATTTTTTAAAGCTGCTCGACGAGGAGCGCAGCCGTGGGGCAGCCGTGCTGATGTCCACACATGTGCTTGATACGGCGGAGAAAATTTGCGATCGGTTCATCATGATTTCCGGGGGGAGAATGGTGGCGGAAGGAAGCCTGGCGGATATCCGTGCAAAAGCGGGGCTGGCTGAGGCTTCGCTGTTTGATTGCTTCGATGTGCTCGCTTGAGCGTATGATTAGCGCATTTATTTCAATTATGGAGTAAGGAAGGATAAGGTCATGGCAGGCAATGATAAAGATTATTTGTTTGAAGGTCCGGGAAGTCTGTTCCGGCGGCGGTTATGGAGCTATTTCAAAGAAACGGCAGCCATCCTGCGTTCCGTAGCGGACGACTGGACGGTGTTCGTATATATCCTGATCCCGGGGCTTCTGCTCGGAGGACGATTGTATTACGGGTTATGGAAAGAACCGCTTCCGGACTTAGCAAGCAGGATTCCTTTTGCTGCGATACCCTTGCTGCTCTTGGCGGTTGCCTCTGCAGGAGGCGTTATCCTGCTGATCCGGGAAGCGGATGTATTGTTTCTCGTTCAACGCAAAAGATGGGTTAGGGGGATTATGCTTCGGGGCGGCTTGTACAGTATGGCCGCAGCGGCTTTGAAAACCTCGTTCGTTTTTCTGATCTTGCTGCCTTTTCTCATCAGGCAGTTCCACGAAAGCGGCAGGTTTGCAGGCAGCATGCTGGCATTTACCATCGCTTTTGAATGGGTTCAAATGTGGCTGAAGCATCTTGTTAAGGTGCAAACAAGCGGATGGCGGAGATGGCTGCTCTACATTCCGTTCGCCATCATGCCCGCTTCCTTGTATCTGGCCTTTATGCTTGTTTTTAAATCGAGGCCAGTAGTTTTGCTCATCGGTACGCTGGTGCTAGCAGTATTTGTTGTGGTCCTGCTTCGAATGCGGCTGCGGCTCCGCGGAACCTTTATGAACGACGCCCAGGAGGATTTGGCGCGAAGAACCCGTTTGACGGCGATTGTACTCAGCCAAACCATAGACAAACCGCGGCGCGTCCGTAGGAAAACCTGGATTTTCCGCCGTTCCCGCCCGCTTTTCCGTTCGGTTCAGCCATCCAAGCGAATCGCGGGAACGATGATTAAAGCGCTGCTGCGCCATCCGGGACAGCGGTCGCTGTATTTGCGGTTTGCGGTGGTGAGCCTGCCGGTATTTTTCCTGCCCATGCCTTCAAGCGTCCGGGTTGTCGTGTATGCCGCGCTGCATTTGCTGCTTGTATA
Encoded proteins:
- a CDS encoding ABC transporter ATP-binding protein, producing the protein METGSAETALLSVYIEEAGYEEKHPRIREIAFQVEPGELLGLIGPNGAGKSTTIKTLLGLLKHAKTQVHFGGKSGRYAYIPEQPVYHDDLTLWEHMDLAAAVYGLEYGTFTAEANRLLRQFGMEEVKNDLPGGFSKGMKQKMMLMLGFLSGPDVYIVDEPFIGLDPRATKDFLKLLDEERSRGAAVLMSTHVLDTAEKICDRFIMISGGRMVAEGSLADIRAKAGLAEASLFDCFDVLA
- a CDS encoding MDR family MFS transporter, with amino-acid sequence MNSGVQQSQRKFILIGILVSTFLSAIEGTVTGPAGPAIISSFGGMKLLSWIFTAFLLTMAVSTPIFGKVSDLYGRKPVFQIGSALFLIGSLLCSFSQSMEQLIIFRAIQGIGAGAIVPVTFTIIGDVYRIEERAKIQGMISSVWGISSLIGPLVGGYFVDYLNWRWIFGFNVPFGLVSMWLIARYLHENRDQREKTQVDVAGAGTFTLGMTALLFALATGGQYFSWSSPLLLGCFILAAVCLSAFIFIENRAAEPMLPLKLFRIRDISVSTVASFLTSALLIGLTTYTPLWIQGVMGKNATMSGLTMAPMSIGWLFGSVLGSRLILTAGSRKTSAVGLVGIVLGALGLAFITGSTPHYVLLIYTFIYGLGFGYSTTVFTIIAQSSVGYSLRGASTALNTFVRSLGQTVGVAVLGSWINLSIASRIARQPGLEHVKQDEINQLLSPEGSKNMPGELWNQLKHILEGSLHSLYVIMAVIAVVSLISVLALRNTVPSPDEDAESEKA
- a CDS encoding ABC transporter ATP-binding protein, which encodes MPRLSIKCTNLTYYYDDERGPALQGLDLSIPEGEWTAVIGPGGSGKSTLCQLLSGYLPRSGGGKREGGLELGGIDPATAEIAEIAERCGLVFQDPDAQLVQGTPQDEAAFGPENLRVPPPEIERRVEEALAAVNLEQRRHSPVRELSGGQRQRTAIAAVLALRPRIVVFDDASASLDPAAQGQFVQLCRKLHAEGRTLITASGRFDDAARSAERVIVLAGGRVLLDGPPQELLRKGRGLLAQLGLLPPWEGAAKAGPGLAAGPAVPAASAHMTPPGAAADSGSLLAVDRLSFAYAGAPLALHETSFAMKPGEWGIITGENGSGKTTLTRLLMGLLPVPIGAVFWQGQDMAGWRVRQRAAKIGYVFQQPEHQFVAHTVWDELIYGLGRKKGRGRELDSSERERAESLLLMAGLEGRRGASPYLLSQGEKKLLSIIAQFVHPKSLYILDEPTSGIDYGAADKILRLCREQAACGAAVLMITHDPALVEGEASFMLKLYRHKPAEYRRLASV
- a CDS encoding MarR family winged helix-turn-helix transcriptional regulator, whose product is MIQAHERDAQLSLHLYRVFAKSFKSINEHAVISSKIEGFNPTAFAVMEVLYYKGSQPIQQIGSKLLLQSGNVTYVIDKLEERGFIHRRPCPNDRRVIYAELTPEGEALMSDLYPKYTERIHHAFSGLNDDEKFELIGLLKKLGMQAERLTPSLRK
- a CDS encoding ABC transporter permease, giving the protein MAGNDKDYLFEGPGSLFRRRLWSYFKETAAILRSVADDWTVFVYILIPGLLLGGRLYYGLWKEPLPDLASRIPFAAIPLLLLAVASAGGVILLIREADVLFLVQRKRWVRGIMLRGGLYSMAAAALKTSFVFLILLPFLIRQFHESGRFAGSMLAFTIAFEWVQMWLKHLVKVQTSGWRRWLLYIPFAIMPASLYLAFMLVFKSRPVVLLIGTLVLAVFVVVLLRMRLRLRGTFMNDAQEDLARRTRLTAIVLSQTIDKPRRVRRKTWIFRRSRPLFRSVQPSKRIAGTMIKALLRHPGQRSLYLRFAVVSLPVFFLPMPSSVRVVVYAALHLLLVYWLFLQWFSFKGDPFVSLLPWPDDQSIQASMIAVQTLLFPYAVIVSALMLFNSGMATGIAAAGFIPLAAGVTWVVPQVIRMFMLNKKY